The DNA window aacctCATGCTGTTACAACAGTGTGTCGTCCTCTCCACGCAGCTCTTagcctccctctgtccctccctttGTCCTCtctgcacacagacagagactCCTGGGAATCTCAGTTTCcttgctcctcatcctcacctgaATGTCCTGGGTTTCAGGGTCTAGAGTCCTACCAGCCTCAGAGAAGGGCTTCCCAGGGATCACTGAAAGAGAAGTCTATCCGTGAGTGCaattcaaacaaaaataaaatattatcaTGATTCTCTTTAATCTAATTAAAgtgggttgttttgtttttttgtttctttcaggGCGAAAGATCCAGGTTTACTCCTCAGAAAGCCTGAGTGACAACTCTCAGTGTAGTCCAAACGTGGAAGCTGATTATATTTTCCCAGGACCTTTTGCTTCtttcctggaggaggacctTAATGGATTGTCCACCCTGGAGGACATTTCAAGCCCCTCATTTTCAGACTATGCTCCAGATCTCCCAAATAGCCACAATGATGCTTTTGATCCACCTGCCGAACCACTTCAGATCATTGAGGACTCAGTACTGGATGAGGTGGAAGGCACTGACATTGTGGATACCTCTACAACAGGAGAAACCTTCTCCTCACGGAATCGCCAGGGAGACCACGAGCGACGGCGCTTCTCAGCTTCTGAACTGATATCAAGGCTGCAGCTCTCTCAAAGAAAGAATTCCTTCACCTTGAAACTAGGAAAGTCACTGTCTGCCCGTGTAGCCTCCCGGGACAGGCAGGTGTCCAACAGTGTTGGTCCCAACTTGGAGCGTAAGTACACAACAATACTGACATTGTGCATGACATTCCTCTCTGTCAGTGGCTCGGCCAGTTGCCCCATCCCCATTACGGGAGAAGGggtagaaaatggatggatggatggatggatggatggatggatggatggatggatggatggatggatggatggatggatggatggtaaaaGGAGAGTTCACGCATTGCTGAGCTCCTGTATGTGCATTTATTTGAATTaatttttttcctgaaaaacaAACTTCTTCATTCTATTGTTAAATATGATTATAACATGTGAATTTGAACTGTGGGAGTTTCTatccacatccagcagctgaTATCAATGTAGCGCCTTCAGGTCCTCTCAGATGAGGTGTAAAGGTTTGCTGAGGATAAGATAACCTGGGCCTCCCATGTTTCTTGAACACCTCCTGATAAAGTTATTACTAACCTGCTCTAATGACACCAAAGATGCATTTGAACTATGtaaacaaaaatatgaaaaaaaagaagagaaacaggaTTTACCAAAGTACAAGAGATTTATTTAGTAGCATTTTGTCGATTAGCGCCGCAATCCCTCGGGGCATTACAACATTTTCACATTCTTGTTTGGGCAGATTTCAAAatgttataaataaaataataacacaATGCCATTCATTAAACCACTTTTCTGTTCTTCTCAAAGGTCTTTCTTCATGTAACACCTCAATACGTTGCACCGGCGCGACAGGATTTTTAGTTCTAAcatatgttttctgttttttaaaattagttttttaaaagtaaaaaagaagTCTTTACCTTGCTAAATTTTCAGtaacactgtttttttaaaaatgttgatcCTCTTAGTTAAACACAACTCCAAGAACCCCAGTTCACGAGGCTCCTTTGACAGCGCCCCCCACAGTCCTATAGGACCCACACCCACTTTGCTGACGGGCTGTGACAACAGCGTGCATCGACGGAGCACCAAACTCACGTAAATATGCCCCCTGCCATTAACTGCAAATACTAAAGTGCAAATATTTATGAACTTCATGCTTTCGTTACAGAATGAGGAAAAAATCCATCGAGGAGGACTTAAGCATCCTTCCAACTGTTTCTAATTCGAATCGCTTATCACGCTTTTTACCAAGTTGTAAGTTTCTTTGATTTGTTGACCCAATTCTAAAGAGACACTTTGCCATGTTTCCTGTTTAACATTCCATTATATTCCCTTTCCTGCAGCAATCTTGTATCAGGAATACAGCGACGTTGCCATCAACAGGGAGATCCAGAGGCAGCAAGGAAAAGAACCaggccaggaggaggaagggctgAGGGAGGATGAGTCAGATGGGACCCCGTCTCCATCCAATCTGTCCCCATCTAGCTCCTTTCGCTCATCACGGggctctgcttttgctctgtgGCAGGACATCCCTGATGTTCGAAGCAGTGGCCAGCTGGACAACTTCAGCAATGAAGAGAGGAAATTACAGGAGGTGCTGTTGGAGTTTTCGATACAGCACCTGTTGATATGTGCTGTCCTGTACAAGGCTGGCTGACATCGTGTCATTCTGTCTTAGGCAAAGTTTGAGCTGGTGACTTCCGAGGCATCCTACATTCGTAGTTTGACAATTGCAGTGGACCACTTTATGCTGTCTCAAGAACTGGCAGAATGTCTTGGAACTCAGGACAAGCATTGGCTCTTCTCTAAGCTCCCTGAGGTCAAAGACGTCAGTGAGAGGTGAAGCAATATGCTGATGACACGCCCATATATCCCTCTAATAGTTTTAAAGTGCCCTTCTCGGTTTGTCTCTACTTATCTTCTGCTTTTAGATTTCTCCAGGACCTGGAGCACAGGTTGGAGAAGGACATTCTCCGATTTGACGTGTGCGACATTGTCTTACATCACTGTCCAGCTCTGCGAAAGGTTTATTTACCATATGTAACCAACCAAGCTTACCAGGAACAGACATACCAGCGTTTGCTGTGAGTTACATTcactgaatatttaatgaattcTCTGTCACAGATATATGCCACGATTTGCGAGCGCATTTGTTCATCCAATTTTTTCAAAGTTTAACAAATTTTTCATATTGTTCTTATTTCTAGCAAGAAAAACATTCTGCATATTATTTTTTGAATTTTCATATACAAATAACAtattttgataaaaaatatattagGACAGAAGTGAAATCTTAATGTCAATATTGTCAGTTATATCAATATAATGATTGAAGGCTGTAAATTCTTGTTTGAAGGAGCAGGTTACATTCCATTCCCAGGTGCTTGTCATGCAGTTACTGACTTTCTGTCCACAATTATGAATGGAGTGTGTTATGTTCGATTAGTTTGGACTTGATGTCCGTAATTTGCCTTGAGAGTGTTCTGGTGTTATTTTACACCTGCAAGACATAACTTGCAAGTAGTTAATCTAGAGATCTTTTCTCCTGCTGGAATTTCCACCCACGTTTGCTGTAAGTCATTTTTAAGTTGCAATTACTTGCCTTTTCAGGCAGGAGAACCCTCGTTTCCACAGCGTTTTGGCTCGTCTGGAGGAAGACCCCATCTGCCAACGATTGCCCCTGACCTCTTTCCTCATCCTGCCCTTTCAGAGGATCACACGCCTTAAAATGCTTGTGGAGGTACACAACGAAAATCACGGCGGGATTCACTTTAGCACTTTTAAGTCAATTACCTACGACTGTAAATGTTATAATATGAAACCAACTGTATGCACCGGGTTATTTTTTAGTGCTGTGGCATATTTTTCAGAATATCCTAAAAAGGACCAATCCAGGATCCAGGGATGAGGATACTGCCACAAAGGCTTTCAATGAGCTAAAAAAGGTGGTGATTATCATCAGTAATAACAACCAGTTAGTGTGTGAGTATTACCACTGGTGAGGAACAACAGTAATAACGGCGTTGGCACATGTCTCC is part of the Takifugu flavidus isolate HTHZ2018 chromosome 8, ASM371156v2, whole genome shotgun sequence genome and encodes:
- the arhgef19 gene encoding rho guanine nucleotide exchange factor 19 isoform X2, whose protein sequence is MLPGYGFSTFPDFQPHLYSFCCRGKHPSMWIPDSAESQDLSEPQESRPFLHPCHHNHIAVCQQETLAFIELQPPGTPKLNCVGCPRSSSPDRRCAATSLALNGFTLNELNDMYLNDCHRTNKHESTLSLNSHASLEDGDLECNTGIGTPVPEKTEKPHAVTTVCRPLHAALSLPLSLPLSSLHTDRDSWESQFPCSSSSPECPGFQGLESYQPQRRASQGSLKEKSIRRKIQVYSSESLSDNSQCSPNVEADYIFPGPFASFLEEDLNGLSTLEDISSPSFSDYAPDLPNSHNDAFDPPAEPLQIIEDSVLDEVEGTDIVDTSTTGETFSSRNRQGDHERRRFSASELISRLQLSQRKNSFTLKLGKSLSARVASRDRQVSNSVGPNLELKHNSKNPSSRGSFDSAPHSPIGPTPTLLTGCDNSVHRRSTKLTMRKKSIEEDLSILPTVSNSNRLSRFLPSSILYQEYSDVAINREIQRQQGKEPGQEEEGLREDESDGTPSPSNLSPSSSFRSSRGSAFALWQDIPDVRSSGQLDNFSNEERKLQEAKFELVTSEASYIRSLTIAVDHFMLSQELAECLGTQDKHWLFSKLPEVKDVSERFLQDLEHRLEKDILRFDVCDIVLHHCPALRKVYLPYVTNQAYQEQTYQRLLQENPRFHSVLARLEEDPICQRLPLTSFLILPFQRITRLKMLVENILKRTNPGSRDEDTATKAFNELKKIIKECNSSVQSMKRMEELIHLNKKIHFEGKIFPLISQSRWLVKHGELLEVDTNMSGSKFKFPTKPVYLHLFNDSLLLSRRKDTWKFMVFVHAKIGELKVKDLSQTFQGISGFIFHLQLCEGPQLKHQILLKSNTESGKQRWITAMFPSDPLEDIEQASENIFPRCSASRVIRPRSTTS
- the arhgef19 gene encoding rho guanine nucleotide exchange factor 19 isoform X1, with amino-acid sequence MLPGYGFSTFPDFQPHLYSFCCRGKHPSMWIPDSAESQDLSEPQESRPFLHPCHHNHIAVCQQETLAFIELQPPGTPKLNCVGCPRSSSPDRRCAATSLALNGFTLNELNDMYLNDCHRTNKHESTLSLNSHASLEDGDLECNTGIGTPVPEKTEKPHAVTTVCRPLHAALSLPLSLPLSSLHTDRDSWESQFPCSSSSPECPGFQGLESYQPQRRASQGSLKEKSIRRKIQVYSSESLSDNSQCSPNVEADYIFPGPFASFLEEDLNGLSTLEDISSPSFSDYAPDLPNSHNDAFDPPAEPLQIIEDSVLDEVEGTDIVDTSTTGETFSSRNRQGDHERRRFSASELISRLQLSQRKNSFTLKLGKSLSARVASRDRQVSNSVGPNLELKHNSKNPSSRGSFDSAPHSPIGPTPTLLTGCDNSVHRRSTKLTMRKKSIEEDLSILPTVSNSNRLSRFLPSSILYQEYSDVAINREIQRQQGKEPGQEEEGLREDESDGTPSPSNLSPSSSFRSSRGSAFALWQDIPDVRSSGQLDNFSNEERKLQEAKFELVTSEASYIRSLTIAVDHFMLSQELAECLGTQDKHWLFSKLPEVKDVSERFLQDLEHRLEKDILRFDVCDIVLHHCPALRKVYLPYVTNQAYQEQTYQRLLQENPRFHSVLARLEEDPICQRLPLTSFLILPFQRITRLKMLVENILKRTNPGSRDEDTATKAFNELKKIIKECNSSVQSMKRMEELIHLNKKIHFEGKIFPLISQSRWLVKHGELLEVDTNMSGSKFKFPTKPVYLHLFNDSLLLSRRKDTWKFMVFVHAKIGELKVKDLSQTFQGISGFIFHLQLCEGPQLKHQILLKSNTESGKQRWITAMFPSDPLEDIEQASENVDISQVQCIKSYKAQEHDELTLEKAEILHAKTITSDGWVEGIRLSDGERGWFPKTYVEEITSRSARLRNLRENIRIKCVTQKLKGDN